TGTCGTATTTTTTCTTTATATTTTGATTTTATTTTAAAGATTAAATAGAAGCTCATATTTAGTATAAATAACAGCCCAACAATACTATAAAATAGATCTTCATTGAACATCATCTTATTCCTTCTTGAGCTGATTATTTATTTGCTAATCGTCTTCGTATTGGTAATCTAAAAAATAAAATTGATCACTTATCAAACCAAAGTTCGATTTTCTCTTTATCCATTTCTAATTGTCGATATTTGACCCCCGCACTATCCAACATTTTTTGTGAGGCTTTTTGTGTATCTGTATGGGCATATTTATTAGATAAATAGACTATTTCTTTAATACCGCTTTGGATAATGGCTTTTGTACATTCATTACAAGGAAAAAGCCCTACATAAATCGTACAATCTTTTAAGGATTTAATACTATTTAATATCGCATTTAGTTCCGCGTGGCAGACATAAGGATATTTAGTCTCTAGAAAATCGCCTTCACGTTCCCAAGGGAAATCCTCATCTTTACAGCCAGCAGGAAAACCATTATATCCCACGCCAATAATGCGGTGATCCTGATTTACAATACACGCACCGACTTGCGTATTCGGATCTTTACTTCGCATTGCGGATAAAATCGCAATGCCCATAAAATAGCTATCCCAGTCAATATAATTTTTTCTCATCCTCGTTTCCTATCAATTTAGTCCTAAATTAAGCGTAGAATACCTTTTTAAAAGAATATTTGTAAAGTTTAAAATGAGTTTTGTGGTATCATTAGCACAAAGTTATTTTATTAAACCATTGAGAAATTATGACACACCAAGCACCAATTACATTTGAAGAACTCGATTTATCGCAAGAATTATTAAAAGCGATCAAACAAAAAGGGTACAACACCCCAACCGCAATTCAACAAAATACCATTCCAGTGGCGATGGATGGACGTGATTTATTAGGTTCAGCCCCAACAGGCACAGGAAAAACCGCGGCATTTTTATTGCCTGCGATTCAACATTTGTTGGATTACCCACGCCGTCATTCGGGCCCACCACGTATTTTAATTTTAACGCCAACCCGTGAATTAGCAATGCAAGTGGCGGATCAAGCAAAAGAATTAGCTCAATTTACCCATTTAGATATTGCAACTATCACAGGTGGTGTGGCGTATCAAAATCACGGCGAAGTGTTCAATCACAACCAAGATATCGTCGTGGCAACACCGGGGCGTTTATTGCAATATATCAAAGAAGAAAACTTTGATTGTCGAGCAGTGGAAGTACTGATTTTTGATGAAGCCGACAGAATGTTGCAAATGGGCTACGGACAAGATGCTGAAACCGTTGCCGCTGAAACTCGCTGGCGTAAACATACGTGGTTATTCTCAGCGACCCTTGAAGGCGAATTATTAACAGATTTTGCGGATCGTATTTTGACAGAACCACTACAAATTGACGCAGAGCCAAGCCGTCGTGAACGTAAAAAAATCACACAATGGTATTATCATAGTGATAATTTAGAGCATAAAACTAAACAATTAGCTCGCTTTATTAGTGAAAACAACGTAGAAAAAGGGATCGTTTTTGTGCGTCGTCGTGAAATGACCCGTGAATTAAGTGATATTCTGCGTAAACGTGGGTTACGTTCCACTTATCTTGAAGGCGAAATGGCACAAACCTTACGCACCCAAGCGATTGAACGTTTGAAAACGGGCGTGGTAAATGTGTTAGTGGCAACAGATGTTGCTGCTCGAGGTATCGATATTGATGACGTGGATTTTGTTCTTAATTTTGACTTACCGTACAACGCAGACGCCTATTTACACCGTATTGGACGTACCGCTCGTGCAGGTAAAAAAGGGACAGCCGTTTCATTTGTAGAAGCTCACGATTACAAATTATTAGGTAAAATCAAACGTTATACGGACGAAGTATTAAAAGCTCGTGTGATCGAAGGTTTAGAGCCACGCACCAAAGCACCAAAAGACGGTGAGTCAGCGTCAAAATCTAAAAAAGAAAAAGCAAGGATCAAGAAAAAGAAAGAAGCGAAAAAAGAGCTTTTGAAAAAGAAAAATAAAGCCAAAATTCGCTCAAAAGATACCAAAAATATTGGTAAACGTAGAAAGCCGAAAAGTGAGAATGTAGAAAAATAATTTTTAAATTCTCCTCGTAGAAACAGGGCATCCCCTGTTTTCTATCAGGTTACACTATTCATAAAAAATATAAGCGGTCAGATTTTTTGTTATTTTTGCAATTTGCAAATTTTGGTAAAAATATGACCGCTTTGCGATCTTTAAAATTAGGTATTTATTAAGGAATGCGTTGATCTTACATTTTTGATGATTGTTAAAAATAACCGTAGAAACAGGGTATATCCTGTTTTCTATGTTGTTTCACTATTCATAAAAAAATATAAGCGGTCAGATTTTTTGTTATTTTTGCAATTTGCAAATTTTGGTAAAAATATGACTGCTTTGCGATCTTTAAAATTAGGTATTTATCAAGGAATGCGTTGATCTTACATTTTTGATGATTGTTAAAAATAACCGTAG
This DNA window, taken from Phocoenobacter uteri, encodes the following:
- a CDS encoding deoxycytidylate deaminase — encoded protein: MRKNYIDWDSYFMGIAILSAMRSKDPNTQVGACIVNQDHRIIGVGYNGFPAGCKDEDFPWEREGDFLETKYPYVCHAELNAILNSIKSLKDCTIYVGLFPCNECTKAIIQSGIKEIVYLSNKYAHTDTQKASQKMLDSAGVKYRQLEMDKEKIELWFDK
- the srmB gene encoding ATP-dependent RNA helicase SrmB — translated: MTHQAPITFEELDLSQELLKAIKQKGYNTPTAIQQNTIPVAMDGRDLLGSAPTGTGKTAAFLLPAIQHLLDYPRRHSGPPRILILTPTRELAMQVADQAKELAQFTHLDIATITGGVAYQNHGEVFNHNQDIVVATPGRLLQYIKEENFDCRAVEVLIFDEADRMLQMGYGQDAETVAAETRWRKHTWLFSATLEGELLTDFADRILTEPLQIDAEPSRRERKKITQWYYHSDNLEHKTKQLARFISENNVEKGIVFVRRREMTRELSDILRKRGLRSTYLEGEMAQTLRTQAIERLKTGVVNVLVATDVAARGIDIDDVDFVLNFDLPYNADAYLHRIGRTARAGKKGTAVSFVEAHDYKLLGKIKRYTDEVLKARVIEGLEPRTKAPKDGESASKSKKEKARIKKKKEAKKELLKKKNKAKIRSKDTKNIGKRRKPKSENVEK